In Mercurialis annua linkage group LG6, ddMerAnnu1.2, whole genome shotgun sequence, the following are encoded in one genomic region:
- the LOC126686752 gene encoding uncharacterized protein LOC126686752, which yields MGTKAQCESFFPGYFSMRDLNEDSNSCSWPLYYGDRTFTNGQYYNGYLPRSIADVYPGYDKDVVKRTMLEHEAIFKNQLCELHRLYRIQRDLMDEAKRKELYKNRMPVETSLSSSPLASQVTSEDARKWHLPSFPLGNCTYTGPSTSGIEDMHSPLSSMKGSSAQASPLLSQTGGTSKDVEILESRPTKVRRKMFDLQLPADDYIDTEEGERQKDDNACGVSGYFPNKNHKAAHESANSLFTGTVGKNNCHRDALQSESFFKKKNNLADLNEPIDLEDTNASANDLLACTSSHCDSQEHELAAKLKSQFHGFPQEISWNSHHVKNNGNLSTLPPQNNVEKLWFPQMLNSGHSKNNLNSISQGRQPEMVPSSSQQIPILFNKTNETASLFLSGQSKVDPLRGRMFNGSEISDRNNEISDNNHQVSVVASNTPNQYATDPSDLSKSWSRSISSFEKLSGSFSQKSIPVQMHPYLNSSGTLSRSSQSSTQSHCVLGDRWNYSTSSASNLRNGTEMPGRNGFYHGSSSGSKELLVQFPAGNCNNLHCSSASPAHFTGHNSVNLYKSSNCIELRSAKDMHLNGAVPNGRSVNMSSQQGPEIIDLERNQEDPVVTLAWLRAKPNRKDEATNTGVDLNTLCSSDTESSLNLLSNENDAGRVLNKVVVQGMKSTCPIVVEGSRTEIRDYPSCRKILGFPIFEKPQISKMEPSSFTSPSVSLCQPSQDVENNRKSRVFDINLPCEPAISDCSEDAAAEEVVIEKGRVRQHFDLNSCITEDEGSLMPCIPGSNVRYISGIDLEAPAVPETEEDVIPGGEKADGVPTQLSECRAESPPDDFARIAAEAIVSISITRYRRQQDDAVGNPSMTDPLHWFVDIASTFGEDIESKCAALVTEDGKEDDGSLSEDYFESMILKLAETKEEDYMPKPLVPENFKLEETATASLPTRARRGQARRGRQRRDFQRDILPGLASLSRHEVTEDLQTFGGLMRATGQLWQSGLTRRNSTRNGCGRGRRRSVISSPPVVIATPPCTPLVQQLNNVEVGLEDISLTGWGKTPRRPRRQRCPPGNPPALPLS from the exons ATGGGAACAAAAGCGCAGTGTGAAAGCTTCTTTCCAGGATATTTCTCAATGAGAGATCTTAATGAGGATTCTAACAGTTGTAGCTGGCCTCTATATTATGGAGATAGAACATTCACCAATGGGCAGTACTACAATGGTTACTTGCCAAGGTCCATTGCAGATGTGTATCCGGGGTACGACAAGGATGTTGTAAAGCGAACAATGCTGGAGCATGAGGCCATATTTAAGAATCAG CTGTGTGAACTTCACCGCCTGTACAGAATACAGAGGGACTTGATGGATGAAGCTAAAAGGaaagaattatataaaaataggaTGCCTGTTGAGACATCATTGTCTTCAAGCCCTTTAGCATCTCAAGTGACATCTGAAGATGCTCGGAAATGGCATCTCCCTAGCTTTCCATTGGGAAACTGTACGTACACCGGACCATCTACATCAGGCATTGAAGATATGCATTCTCCACTGAGCTCTATGAAAGGAAGCAGTGCACAAGCTAGCCCATTGCTATCTCAAACTGGCGGTACGTCAAAAGATGTAGAGATATTGGAGTCCAGACCCACAAAAGTGAGGAGAAAGATGTTTGATCTCCAACTTCCAGCTGATGATTACATAGATACCGAGGAAGGTGAACGACAGAAGGATGATAACGCATGTGGTGTTTCTGGTTATTTTCCAAATAAGAATCATAAAGCTGCACATGAGAGTGCAAATAGTCTGTTTACTGGAACAGTTGGAAAAAATAATTGCCACAGAGATGCATTGCAGTCGGAGTCAttctttaagaaaaaaaataatctgGCCGACTTAAATGAGCCTATTGATCTTGAAGATACAAATGCATCTGCAAATGATCTTCTAGCCTGTACTTCCTCCCATTGCGATTCTCAAGAGCATGAACTGGCTGCTAAGTTGAAGTCACAGTTTCATGGATTCCCCCAAGAAATTTCGTGGAACTCTCACCATGTGAAAAATAATGGAAATCTTAGTACTCTGCCTCCGCAAAATAATGTAGAGAAATTGTGGTTTCCCCAGATGCTTAACTCAG GGCAcagtaaaaataatttgaattctATTTCTCAAGGTCGTCAGCCAGAAATGGTGCCTTCATCTTCCCAGCAAATACCAATTCTGTTTAATAAAACTAACGAAACTgcatctctttttctttctggTCAAAGCAAGGTAGATCCATTGAGAGGGAGAATGTTTAATGGTTCAGAAATTTCTGACAGAAATAATGAGATCTCTGACAATAACCATCAAGTATCAGTTGTTGCTTCCAATACCCCCAATCAATATGCAACTGATCCTTCTGATTTGAGTAAGTCATGGTCACGCTCTATTTCATCTTTTGAAAAGCTTAGTGGAAGCTTTAGCCAGAAGTCGATACCAGTTCAAATGCACCCATACTTGAACTCATCTGGGACCTTGAGTAGGAGTTCTCAGTCATCGACTCAGAGTCATTGTGTTTTGGGAGATCGGTGGAATTACTCAACCAGCTCTGCATCTAACCTGAGAAATGGAACTGAAATGCCTGGCCGAAATGGATTTTACCATGGGTCCTCGTCAGGGTCCAAGGAACTACTGGTTCAGTTTCCTGCAGGCAACTGTAATAATTTGCACTGCAGTAGTGCATCCCCTGCACATTTCACTGGTCATAATTCAGTGAATCTCTACAAGAGTTCAAATTGTATTGAATTGAGGTCCGCAAAAGATATGCACTTGAATGGAGCGGTTCCAAATGGCCGCTCAGTCAACATGTCTTCCCAGCAAGGGCCTGAGATCATTGATTTAGAAAGAAACCAGGAGGATCCTGTTGTCACTTTGGCCTGGCTAAGAGCCAAGCCAAATCGTAAAGATGAGGCTACAAATACAGGTGTGGATTTGAATACACTGTGCTCGAGTGACACGGAATCTTCTCTAAATTTACTGTCTAATGAAAATGATGCTGGAAGAGTTCTTAATAAAGTAGTTGTTCAGGGTATGAAATCAACTTGTCCCATTGTTGTTGAAGGTAGTAGGACCGAAATAAGAGACTATCCAAGTTGCAGAAAAATTCTTGGCTTTCCTATTTTTGAAAAGCCGCAAATTTCAAAGATGGAGCCTTCTTCATTTACCTCTCCTTCTGTGTCTCTATGTCAGCCATCTCAAGATGTAGAAAATAACAGGAAAAGTAGGGTTTTTGATATTAACTTACCTTGTGAACCGGCAATTTCAGACTGTAGTGAAGATGCTGCAGCCGAGGAGGTGGTAATTGAAAAAGGAAGAGTCCGACAACATTTTGATTTGAACTCCTGTATAACTGAGGATGAAGGTTCTTTAATGCCTTGTATCCCAGGCTCTAATGTGAGGTATATTTCCGGGATAGATTTGGAAGCTCCTGCAGTTCCTGAAACTGAAGAGGATGTCATTCCTGGAGGTGAAAAGGCTGATGGAGTTCCTACACAATTATCAGAGTGCAGAGCTGAAAGCCCACCCGATGATTTTGCCAGAATAGCAGCAGAGGCAATAGTTTCCATTTCTATAACCAGATACCGCAGACAACAAGATGATGCTGTCGGAAATCCATCAATGACAGACCCTCTTCATTGGTTTGTGGATATTGCTTCTACTTTTGGAGAGGATATTGAGAGCAAATGTGCTGCTTTGGTAACTGAGGATGGTAAAGAAGATGATGGGTCATTATCAGAAGATTACTTTGAGTCTATGATTTTGAAATTGGCGGAGACCAAGGAAGAAGATTATATGCCAAAGCCTTTGGTTCCGGAGAATTTTAAACTAGAAGAAACAGCAACAGCTTCATTACCAACTAGAGCCCGAAGAGGGCAGGCAAGAAGAGGCAGGCAGCGAAGGGACTTCCAAAGGGACATCCTTCCCGGCCTTGCTTCCTTATCAAGGCACGAGGTTACAGAAGATCTTCAGACATTTGGAGGGCTGATGAGAGCAACAGGCCAATTGTGGCAGTCGGGATTAACGAGAAGGAACTCTACAAGAAACGGTTGTGGGAGAGGGCGGAGGCGCTCCGTAATTAGCTCGCCTCCTGTAGTGATAGCAACCCCACCTTGTACTCCCCTAGTACAGCAGCTTAATAACGTTGAAGTGGGACTGGAGGACATAAGCCTAACAGGGTGGGGGAAAACACCTAGACGCCCTCGCCGACAGAGATGTCCTCCCGGTAATCCTCCTGCTCTCCCTTTAAGTTAA